A window of candidate division WOR-3 bacterium genomic DNA:
GGTATCAGCCTGATTTTAATAGGACTTGGGGGCACCCTCTGGGTGCACCGTCTACGCCAACAGGGCTAAACCTTGACGATAATATTGTCAATCAGCCTCGCCTTGCCAAAATATACCGCCAAAGCGATTAGCACCTCCCCCTTCAGCTTCTTTACCGGCTCCAAGCGGTTGGTATCAACAATCTCAATGTAATCAATTCTCCCTTCAGACTCCTCCCTGATGAGACTTCGCATCGCCCCCTTCACCCTCTTTGCATCCCGCTCACCATTCCGAATCAATCCCTCGGCTAATTTCAGGGCGCGATAGAGCACGGGCGCCTCTTCCCGCTCCTTGCTGTTTAGATACACATTCCGCGAACTCATTGCCAGACCGTCCTTTTCGCGGACAGTTGGCACCACCAGGACCTCAATGTCATAATTCAAATCCTTCACCATCCGCTTTATCACAAAAGCCTGCTGGGCATCCTTCTGCCCAAACACCGCCAGATGAGGTTTGACAATATTAAAAAGCTTTGCCACCACTGTCGTCACTCCGCGGAAATGCCCAGGGCGCGATCGCCCACACAGATACCGTGTCAGACCTTCCACCTCCACATAGGTGGCATATCCCTTCGGATACATCTCCTTGACATCTGGATAGAAAACCACATCCGCCCCCACCTGTTTCACCAGCCGCAAATCTCGTTGCAGGTCACGCGGATAAAAACGGTAGTCCTCCTTAGGTCCGAACTGAATCGGATTGACAAATATGGAAACCACCAGCCGGTCGCATCTCTCTCGGGCAACCTCCATTAGTTTCAGATGCCCCTGATGCAGGGCGCCCATTGTCGGCACAAACCCCACCCTCCCTTCGCTACGCAATTGCTCAGCAACTCGCTGCATCGTTTTAACCGTCTTTACCACCCGCATCTTCTAAAAACTGTGCTCCTCCCCGGGAAACCTACCCGCACGGACATCGGCAACATAACTCATCACCGCCTGACGAACTGCCTCCCCAATCTCGGCATAACGCTTTACAAACTTGAACCGGGGCTCATCAAAAAACCCGAGCATATCCTGCAAAACCAAGACCTGGCCATCACAGTGCGGACCGGCGCCAATGCCTATTGTCGGTATCTTCAACTCCATCGTCACCCTCTTTGCCACCTCCTTGGGCACCTTTTCCAATACCAGCGCAAAACAACCTGCCTTTTGTAACTCTATAGCATCTTTTAAAAGCCTCTCCTGATCCTCAGGTTTACGCGCCTGGAGCCGGTAACCACCTAATTTATGCACCGCCTGGGGTGTCAGACCAAGGTGCCCCATAACCGGGATTCCGTATCCCACCAGCCTGAAGACGGTTTCCAAAACCGGACCGGCACCCTCAACCTTTACCGCCTCAGCACCTGCCTTAAGCAATCTTCCAGCATTCTCAACCGCCCTCTCCAGGGAGACCTGATACGAAAGAAAGGGCATATCAGCAACCACGAGCGCCCTTTTCACACCCGCAGCCACCGCCTTGGTATGATAGACCATCTCCTCCATCCCGATTGTCAGTGTGGTCGCCATTCCATAGATAACATTTGCCGCCGAATCGCCCACCAATATCAAATCAACACCTGCCTGATCAAGAATCCTTGCCATCGGAAAGTCGTAAGCGGTGAGACATACTATCTTCTCGCCCCGCATCTTCATCTTGAGCAGTGCTCTTGTTGTTACCTTTTCTTGGGTGAGCGATTGACTCATTTACCTTTTCCTCCCTTGGGGCGAATAGAATTTCCTTCCCGAACGATGTTCAAGAATTGCCTTGAAAAGCTCATCAAACTCATCAGGGTGATTGACAAAATCAAGCCGGTCGGTGTTGACAATAAAAACTGGTGCCTCCTCATAATGAAGGAAAAACGAGTTGTAAAGGTCGGTGAGTGCTTTGAGATAATCCATGTCAAGATCCACCTCAAATTGCCTTGCCCGCTGCCGAATCCTGCTCAGGAGGAGCTCAGGTTGGGCTTGCAGATAGATCACCAAGTCTGGTCTCGGAATGTCCTTTTTGAAAAGTTCGTACAGTCGGTAATAGAGCGCCAGTTCCGGTTCGGTAAGGTTTAAGGTGGCGTAAATCCTGTCTTTATCAAAGATGTAATCAGTAATCACCACCGGCTGGGGGAAGAGCGCCCCCTCAACTAAAACCATCTCTGTCTGCAATATCCCCTGCAACTGCCGATGCCGGGCGAGCAGGAAAAATATCTGCGTCTGAAAGGCAAACTCCCTGGGATCCTTGTAAAATTTCTCTAAGAATGGATTCTCTTCAATATCTTCGCAGACCAGTCGCGCCTGGAGGCGTCGGGCAAGAAGCTCTGCCAGGGCGGTCTTACCTACCCCTATCGCCCCCTCTACCGCTATGAGATGAACGCCTACGCCCATTTTTTAACCCCGTGGCGGTTCACTAAGGAAAGCATTTGTTTGACCGTCAACCCCAAAACCGGATGTGCCAAATCAGGTGCTAGGTCTGAAAGAGGAACGAGG
This region includes:
- the panC gene encoding pantoate--beta-alanine ligase, with translation MRVVKTVKTMQRVAEQLRSEGRVGFVPTMGALHQGHLKLMEVARERCDRLVVSIFVNPIQFGPKEDYRFYPRDLQRDLRLVKQVGADVVFYPDVKEMYPKGYATYVEVEGLTRYLCGRSRPGHFRGVTTVVAKLFNIVKPHLAVFGQKDAQQAFVIKRMVKDLNYDIEVLVVPTVREKDGLAMSSRNVYLNSKEREEAPVLYRALKLAEGLIRNGERDAKRVKGAMRSLIREESEGRIDYIEIVDTNRLEPVKKLKGEVLIALAVYFGKARLIDNIIVKV
- the panB gene encoding 3-methyl-2-oxobutanoate hydroxymethyltransferase, which encodes MSQSLTQEKVTTRALLKMKMRGEKIVCLTAYDFPMARILDQAGVDLILVGDSAANVIYGMATTLTIGMEEMVYHTKAVAAGVKRALVVADMPFLSYQVSLERAVENAGRLLKAGAEAVKVEGAGPVLETVFRLVGYGIPVMGHLGLTPQAVHKLGGYRLQARKPEDQERLLKDAIELQKAGCFALVLEKVPKEVAKRVTMELKIPTIGIGAGPHCDGQVLVLQDMLGFFDEPRFKFVKRYAEIGEAVRQAVMSYVADVRAGRFPGEEHSF
- a CDS encoding deoxynucleoside kinase, producing the protein MGVGVHLIAVEGAIGVGKTALAELLARRLQARLVCEDIEENPFLEKFYKDPREFAFQTQIFFLLARHRQLQGILQTEMVLVEGALFPQPVVITDYIFDKDRIYATLNLTEPELALYYRLYELFKKDIPRPDLVIYLQAQPELLLSRIRQRARQFEVDLDMDYLKALTDLYNSFFLHYEEAPVFIVNTDRLDFVNHPDEFDELFKAILEHRSGRKFYSPQGRKR